From Anopheles arabiensis isolate DONGOLA chromosome 3, AaraD3, whole genome shotgun sequence, a single genomic window includes:
- the LOC120901891 gene encoding paired amphipathic helix protein Sin3a isoform X4: MKRGRTEEIQFGQPRVQPPTGQQRIITTTQPHNVASSTGTTIQYQIPPNVIKTATPPDSVNSVTNLSTQQQQQQQGTQLVAPQQATSVQYTTTYNTTLGSNLVKTQQTTNPQQQQIHVVNASNQVRGPTHKSTVVNATAVATNAGTANSNSSVVSSGGVTAGGGGGQQVITTSMSPGVLPGGGGGAAQGPPPPPPQGQAQLQRLKVEDALSYLDQVKFRFGNQPQVYNDFLDIMKEFKSQSIDTPGVIQRVSNLFRGHPELIVGFNTFLPPGYKIEVQANDQGCYLFQVSVSVPPTASSGASVAPQPSPHKYNTIFQGGGQIATGGPGSGAGGTTVVTASSVGNASGTTGAVNLMAYGGGHAATAAPGASVPIHGGTPLQQPTGGTAGGNASPATAQNAQTLTATTTTTGGASGPQVAQNFSSRSDHHRERTISTGSVASNASLPTGVTASTASSTTVVSAVDATTGGGSAGATVVTGQATPSNIHRILTQQIISQQQQQQQGTGAAGAGMVPAGMVTAPTQVQHHQQTTMQQVQPPPEAQTATVTTTVVPTPTATANQPVEFNHAITYVNKIKNRFHTQPEKYKRFLEILHTYQKEQKTYKEGAQSGCMTSAKQLTEAEVYTQVAQLFDNQEDLLREFGQFLPDATSHHNQAAMQQHHLASGKNNSHNLVVNASMHDHQHQQQQQQQQQQQQQQQQQQQPQQQQLGVPAGTAGIVGLGSGASGPAVHGGGGGGKKLGNSNMAGVGSGAGIANLKVYNSMQPANMGRLQQERDFSTMGTDGISIHGSGVGGGMPPGSTISVSSGAIRTAGGNIVGTAAVMLEKDRNHMGGVGSGPGSGGVGGVGGGGMNAKYIHGASIATMNATGAMVGGSVLPPGAGPNVVPSVMANLVSANVGGGGSGGGMNAIKRSPSYAAGQIGLVGPGGPAGHGNNMSSSRDRGDGSGPPPIKRHKPICRDVSLAEASKYGTLNDYAFFDKVRKALRSPDVYEDFLRCLTLYNQEIVSKMELQTLVSPFLNRFPDLLKWFQDFLGPSTGVGGGAANDCIPLTAAAAAAARQDRDRTQSELAADVDLSTCKRLGASYCALPKSHEGVKCSGRTNLCRDVLNDTWVSFPTWAEDSTFVTSRKTQYEEFIYRCEDERFELDVVIETNSATIRVLEGVQKKLTRMSQDEVSRFRLDDCLGGTSTTIHQRALRRIYGDKAADIIQGLKKNPSVAVPVVLRRMKAKEEEWREAQKSFNKQWREQNEKYYLKSLDHQGINFKQTDIKALRSKSLFNEIETLFDEVSYMKRHEQNDDAAAVPQASGPHMTIPYKDKTILEDAANLLIHHVKRQTGIQKQEKARIKHILRQFVPDLFFAPRQQLSEDEREEGKNDKDTEMEQDEEVSSAGKSSSSGKKSSSNVPSFSGSNSTSNCNPSSNASGAATSTDTSATNTSVSEGTGKDGEGGNGGASKTVSISSTSADLQSATSSSATVTSSGAEASRTKEDGNGSSNTASGNDDSSTDKSTTIKIEIKEESDASMMQDPASASSGTTGQQPMSPPLPPHAVSKHIEEAYTLFFTNNSWYLFLRLHAILCERLRSIYERAQIIAAEERAYESTRNNSTATALRLKPKSEIRIEEYYNIFLDMLKNLLDGNMESSSYEDTLREMFGIHAYIAFTLDRVVQNAVRQLQHCVTERGALECVELFQAEQRRGGAGGLCRTANRRIAAELAYQRKAEAALQDENCFKIYIYKIDCRVTIELLDTESDDTANNFASTQAYGSYVNRLSNPAATGTGSDSGGGGGGGGGGGSGGGGGGVGSGGGSVAAANAAASGSSVTGGASGAGGVGNSGGGSGVAETGASVNSSSGSSSGGNNNHNSTPAGTTNSSSSSSSNNSAAGGSTGNAEVKTETPDVELVKQNV; this comes from the exons ATGAAGCGCGGGAGAACGGAAGAGATACAATTCGGGCAACCGCGGGTTCAGCCTCCGACGGGACAGCAGCGCATTATCACGACAACGCAACCGCACAATGTGGCCAGCAGCACTGGCACGACCATACAGTACCAGATTCCGCCGAATGTCATAAAGACGGCCACGCCGCCCGATTCAGTCAATTCCGTGACTAATCTGagcacccagcagcagcagcaacagcaagggACCCAGCTGGTCGCACCACAGCAGGCCACCAGTGTCCAGTACACAACCA CTTATAACACCACGCTTGGAAGCAATTTGGTAAAAACCCAGCAAACAACGaatccacagcagcagcaaatccaCGTGGTGAACGCGTCGAATCAAGTGCGCGGCCCAACCCACAAAAGCACCGTGGTTAATGCCACGGCCGTCGCGACGAACGCGGGCACGGCAAACAGTAACAGTTCCGTAGTAAGCAGCGGCGGTGTAAccgcaggaggaggaggagggcagCAAGTTATAACGACCAGCATGTCGCCGGGCGTCCTGCCAGGAGGTGGAGGTGGTGCGGCACAGGGCCCGCCACCTCCTCCGCCCCAGGGGCAGGCCCAGCTGCAGCGGTTGAAGGTGGAGGACGCGCTCAGCTATCTCGACCAGGTGAAGTTCCGCTTTGGCAATCAGCCCCAGGTGTACAATGATTTCCTCGACATCATGAAAGAGTTCAAATCGCAAAGTATCGACACGCCCGGCGTCATCCAGCGAGTGTCCAACCTGTTCCGGGGCCATCCGGAGCTGATCGTTGGGTTCAACACGTTCCTGCCGCCGGGATACAAGATCGAGGTGCAGGCGAACGACCAAGGCTGCTACCTGTTCCAGGTGTCCGTGTCGGTGCCGCCGACGGCATCGTCCGGTGCGTCCGTAGCGCCGCAACCCTCACCGCACAAGTACAACACGATCTTTCAGGGCGGCGGTCAGATAGCGACCGGTGGGCCCGGAAGTGGGGCGGGCGGAACGACCGTTGTAACCGCGAGCTCGGTCGGGAACGCTTCCGGCACGACCGGAGCCGTAAATCTCATGGCCTACGGCGGTGGGCATGCGGCCACCGCAGCGCCAGGCGCTAGCGTCCCCATTCACGGCGGCACACCGTTGCAGCAGCCGACGGGTGGCACGGCGGGAGGTAACGCTAGCCCGGCGACGGCACAGAACGCGCAAACCTTAACGGCCACCACGACAACGACCGGGGGAGCATCCGGGCCGCAGGTGGCGCAGAATTTCTCCTCGCGCAGTGACCATCACCGCGAACGGACGATATCCACCGGTTCGGTCGCCAGCAATGCCAGCCTGCCGACGGGCGTTACCGCCTCTACGGCGTCGTCCACTACAGTGGTGTCGGCGGTAGACGCTACGACCGGCGGAGGATCAGCCGGCGCAACGGTTGTGACGGGCCAGGCAACGCCATCCAACATACATCGGATATTAACGCAGCAGATTAtctcgcaacagcagcagcagcagcagggaacgGGAGCTGCCGGGGCAGGGATGGTGCCGGCGGGCATGGTGACCGCACCGacacaggtgcagcaccaccagcagacGACGATGCAGCAGGTGCAACCGCCGCCGGAGGCGCAGACGGCGACCGTCACGACGACGGTGGTGCCGACGCCCACGGCCACCGCTAACCAGCCGGTCGAGTTCAATCATGCCATTACGTACGtgaacaaaatcaaaaaccGATTCCACACGCAGCCAGAAAAGTACAAACGCTTCCTCGAGATTCTGCACACCTACCAGAAGGAGCAGAAAACGTACAAGGAGGGAGCCCAGAGCGGTTGCATGACGAGCGCGAAGCAGCTGACCGAGGCGGAGGTGTACACCCAGGTGGCGCAGCTGTTCGACAATCAGGAGGATCTGCTGCGAGAGTTTGGGCAATTCCTGCCCGACGCGACCAGCCACCACAACCAGGCGGccatgcagcagcaccatctggCCTCGGGCAAGAACAATTCGCATAACTTGGTGGTGAACGCCTCGATGCACGACCaccagcatcaacagcagcagcaacagcagcaacaacagcaacagcagcagcaacaacagcagcagccgcagcagcaacagttggGAGTGCCAGCCGGCACGGCAGGTATCGTCGGTCTAGGGAGCGGTGCTTCCGGGCCAGCGGTgcacggtggtggcggcggtggcaaaaAGCTGGGCAATTCCAACATGGCAGGCGTGGGAAGTGGTGCAGGAATAGCCAATTTGAAGGTGTACAACAGTATGCAGCCGGCTAACATGGGTCGTCTGCAGCAAGAGCGCGACTTTTCGACAATGGGCACCGATGGCATCAGCATCCATGGGTCGGGAGTCGGTGGAGGTATGCCGCCGGGCAGCACCATCTCCGTGAGCAGTGGTGCCATTCGGACTGCCGGCGGCAACATTGTCGGTACCGCCGCGGTCATGCTGGAAAAGGATCGCAACCACATGGGCGGTGTTGGCAGTGGACCCGGCAGTGGTGGGGTGGGCGGTGTCGGCGGAGGTGGAATGAATGCGAAGTACATTCATGGTGCATCGATCGCCACGATGAATGCCACTGGTGCCATGGTAGGCGGAAGCGTACTGCCACCCGGAGCCGGCCCCAACGTAGTGCCGAGCGTGATGGCAAACCTAGTGTCGGCGAATGTTGGAGGAGGTGGTAGCGGCGGCGGTATGAACGCGATCAAACGATCGCCTTCGTACGCAGCGGGCCAGATCGGGCTGGTGGGTCCGGGCGGCCCGGCTGGCCACGGTAACAACATGAGCTCGTCGCGCGATCGTGGCGACGGCAGCGGTCCGCCGCCGATCAAGCGGCACAAGCCCATCTGCAGGGACGTGTCGCTGGCAGAAGCGTCCAAGTACGGCACGCTAAACGATTACGCGTTCTTCGACAAGGTTCGCAAAGCGCTGCGCAGTCCGGACGTGTACGAAGACTTCCTGCGCTGCCTGACGCTCTACAACCAGGAGATAGTATCGAAGATGGAGCTACAGACGCTGGTTTCGCCGTTCCTGAACCGGTTTCCCGATCTGCTAAAGTGGTTCCAGGACTTCCTCGGCCCGTCCACCGGGGTCGGTGGTGGGGCGGCGAACGATTGCATACCGCTCACGGCAGCGGCTGCGGCCGCCGCCCGCCAGGATCGCGATCGCACGCAGAGCGAGCTGGCCGCGGATGTCGATTTGTCGACGTGCAAGCGGCTCGGTGCGAGCTACTGCGCGCTGCCCAAATCTCACGAAGGTGTGAAGTGCTCCGGCCGAACGAACCTCTGCCGGGACGTGCTAAACGACACGTGGGTGTCCTTCCCGACCTGGGCCGAAGACTCCACGTTCGTGACGTCGCGCAAGACGCAGTACGAGGAGTTCATTTACCGGTGTGAGGATGAGCGCTTCGAGCTGGATGTGGTCATCGAGACGAACAGTGCCACCATTCGCGTGCTGGAAGGCGTGCAGAAGAAGCTGACGCGCATGTCGCAGGATGAAGTGAGCCGGTTCCGATTGGACGACTGTCTGGGCGGAACGTCAACCACGATACACCAGCGCGCTCTGAGGCGCATCTATGGCGATAAGGCGGCGGATATCATACAGGGGCTGAAGAAGAACCCATCGGTGGCCGTACCGGTCGTGTTGCGACGCATGAAAGCCAAGGAGGAAGAATGGCGAGAAGCACAGAAG AGTTTCAACAAACAATGGCGAGAGCAAAACGAAAAGTACTACCTGAAATCCTTGGACCACCAGGGTATCAACTTCAAGCAGACCGACATTAAAGCCCTCCGATCGAAAAGTTTGTTCAATGAAATTGAGACACTTTTTGATGAGGTGAGTTACATGAAG CGCCATGAACAAAACGACGACGCAGCGGCCGTCCCGCAGGCCAGTGGGCCTCACATGACCATACCATACAAAGACAAGACAATACTGGAAGATGCTGCAAACCTGCTAATACACCACGTGAAACGGCAGACGGGCATCCAAAAGCAGGAGAAGGCCCGGATAAAGCACATCCTGCGGCAGTTTGTGCCGGATCTATTTTTCGCTCCTCGTCAGCAGCTCAGTGAAGACGAGCGAGAAGAGGGTAAGA ATGATAAAGATACGGAGATGGAACAAGATGAGGAGGTTAGCAGCGCTGGCAAATCGTCTAGCAGCGGTAAAAAATCGTCCAGCAATGTCCCGAGCTTTTCTGGTAGCAATTCAACTAGCAATTGCAATCCATCCAGTAATGCTTCGGGCGCGGCTACCTCCACCGATACGTCAGCGACCAACACGAGTGTATCGGAAGGAACCGGCAAGGATGGGGAAGGTGGCAACGGTGGTGCATCGAAAACAGTCTCAATATCTTCAACTTCCGCTGATCTGCAATCGGCTACTTCCTCATCCGCGACGGTGACCTCATCCGGCGCCGAAGCCTCCCGAACGAAGGAAGACGGCAATGGAAGCAGCAATACCGCAAGCGGAAACGACGACAGCTCCACGGATAAGTCGACGACAATAAAGATAGAAATTAAAGAAGAAAGCGATGCATCTATGATGCAGGATCCGGCTTCCGCGAGCTCTGGAACCACCGGGCAGCAGCCGATGAGCCCTCCGTTACCACCGCACGCCGTCAGCAAACATATC GAGGAAGCATATACGCTATTCTTCACTAACAACAGCTGGTACCTGTTCCTGCGGTTGCACGCGATACTGTGCGAACGTTTGCGTTCGATCTACGAGCGCGCTCAGATAATCGCGGCAGAGGAGCGTGCATACGAGAGCACCCGGAACAACAGTACCGCCACCGCGTTACGGTTAAAGCCGAAGAGTGAAATCCGTATCGAGGAGTACTACAACATTTTCCTGGACATGTTGAAAAACCTGCTCGATGGCAATATGGAATCGAGCAGCTATGAAGACACACTACGGGAAATGTTTGGCATTCACGCCTATATTGCATTTACACTCGATCGG GTTGTACAAAACGCGGTACGACAGTTACAACACTGCGTCACGGAACGGGGAGCACTGGAGTGTGTAGAATTGTTCCAGGCGGAGCAAAGACGGGGTGGTGCCGGTGGCCTGTGCCGGACAGCTAACCGGCGGATCGCGGCCGAGCTGGCATATCAGCGCAAGGCGGAAGCTGCACTGCAGGatgaaaattgtttcaaaatctACATC TACAAAATCGATTGCCGGGTTACAATCGAGCTGCTGGACACCGAGTCGGACGACACGGCAAACAACTTCGCCAGCACGCAAGCCTACGGCTCCTACGTCAATCGTCTCTCAAACCCAGCCGCCACTGGTACCGGAAGTGATAGTGGtggaggcggtggtggtggtggtggtggtggcagtggtggaggtggtggtggcgtaggtagtggtggtggaagtgttgctgctgcaaacgCCGCAGCTAGTGGAAGTAGTGTCACCGGTGGTGCaagtggtgctggtggtgttggtaaTAGTGGTGGTGGAAGTGGTGTGGCGGAAACTGGTGCATCGGTGAACTCGAGTAGCggcagtagtagtggtggaaACAATAATCACAACAGCACTCCCGCCGGAACAAcaaacagtagcagcagcagcagcagcaacaacagtgcCGCTGGTGGAAGCACTGGAAATGCTGAGGTGAAAACGGAAACTCCCGACGTCGAGCTG gtcaaacaaaacgtttaa